A stretch of Corallococcus macrosporus DNA encodes these proteins:
- a CDS encoding peptidylprolyl isomerase: protein MRPASFRASPMPCSVVLSLGVALGILGLTGCRPQAQEGPDPTVVATVNGESLSRTDFEQELARELATTEGPEPTPEEVEPFKRALVDTLVKRMLLLQAAKQNNIAVTPEEVDRGVLRLSGDYPAGNFNEVLAQGQLSMAELRAREASRLTIEKLFTHHVYSRVAVTEEELRAYYAAHEADFQEPEEVHAAQMVVKGLDEARKLQVQLKAGKKFSDLARRYSLSADAKVGGDLGFFPRGQMPPAFDEVVFKLGVGQVSDVVSTEYGYHLFKVLERRPPRKRELAEVRAKVEGRLLEAKRAAAQEAFEKELRDKAQVVVNEATLQTIRGRPAPHAAAK from the coding sequence ATGCGTCCCGCTTCCTTCCGCGCCTCCCCGATGCCCTGTTCCGTCGTCCTGAGCCTGGGGGTCGCCCTGGGCATCCTGGGGCTGACGGGCTGCCGGCCGCAGGCCCAGGAGGGGCCGGACCCCACGGTGGTGGCCACCGTGAACGGCGAGTCGCTCAGCCGCACGGACTTCGAACAGGAGCTGGCGCGGGAGCTGGCCACCACCGAGGGCCCGGAGCCCACGCCCGAGGAGGTGGAGCCCTTCAAGCGGGCGCTCGTGGACACGCTGGTGAAGCGCATGCTGCTGCTCCAGGCCGCGAAGCAGAACAACATCGCCGTGACGCCCGAAGAGGTGGACCGGGGCGTGCTGCGGCTGTCGGGCGACTACCCGGCGGGCAACTTCAATGAAGTCCTGGCCCAGGGGCAGCTGTCCATGGCGGAGCTGCGCGCGCGCGAAGCGAGCCGGCTCACCATCGAGAAGCTCTTCACCCACCACGTCTACTCGCGCGTGGCGGTGACGGAGGAGGAGCTGCGCGCGTACTACGCGGCGCACGAGGCGGACTTCCAGGAGCCGGAGGAGGTCCACGCGGCGCAGATGGTGGTGAAGGGGCTGGACGAGGCGCGCAAGCTCCAGGTGCAGCTCAAGGCGGGCAAGAAGTTCTCCGACCTCGCCCGGCGCTACTCGCTGAGCGCGGACGCCAAGGTGGGGGGCGACCTGGGCTTCTTCCCCCGGGGACAGATGCCGCCGGCCTTCGATGAGGTGGTATTCAAGCTGGGGGTGGGGCAGGTTTCGGACGTGGTGTCCACGGAGTACGGCTACCACCTGTTCAAGGTGCTGGAGCGCAGGCCGCCGAGGAAGCGGGAGCTGGCGGAGGTGCGCGCGAAGGTGGAGGGGCGCCTCTTGGAGGCCAAGCGGGCGGCGGCGCAGGAGGCGTTCGAGAAGGAGCTGCGCGACAAGGCCCAGGTGGTGGTGAACGAGGCCACGCTGCAGACCATCCGTGGGCGGCCGGCGCCGCATGCGGCGGCGAAGTAG
- a CDS encoding peptidylprolyl isomerase: MKNLVAFLAAVMLFTGATSARAELVDKVAAVVNRDVIPLSEVQQRAAPELQRVNSEIDPNKRAEARAQLMKTALDTLIGEKLMEGEVAMLGITTTEAEVDELVQDVLKQNGVSDIAQFEQLLKNEGFTLASYKDMLRKRVVRDKLLRMKVGPKVKVTEEDLKAAYTQYTRMESEDVEVHARHILVQVDAKATPEQVAAAKQKAEGIAQEARRPGMDFASLARARSEGPSAADGGDLGYFKRGVMVPAFEKAAFNLKAGEVSEPIRTNFGWHILKVEERRNVAVTSYEEMKPKLEAKLLNEKTEKFLDQYVQELRSKANVEVKM; encoded by the coding sequence ATGAAGAACCTGGTGGCGTTCCTGGCGGCGGTGATGCTCTTCACGGGGGCCACGTCCGCCCGCGCGGAGCTGGTGGACAAGGTGGCGGCGGTGGTGAACCGCGACGTCATCCCGCTGTCGGAGGTGCAGCAGCGCGCCGCGCCGGAGCTCCAGCGCGTGAACTCGGAGATTGATCCGAACAAGCGCGCGGAGGCCCGCGCGCAGCTCATGAAGACCGCGCTGGACACGCTCATCGGCGAGAAGCTGATGGAGGGCGAGGTCGCCATGCTCGGCATCACCACCACCGAGGCGGAGGTGGATGAGCTGGTGCAGGACGTGCTCAAGCAGAACGGCGTGAGCGACATCGCCCAGTTCGAGCAGCTGCTCAAGAACGAGGGGTTCACGCTCGCCAGCTACAAGGACATGCTGCGCAAGCGCGTGGTGCGCGACAAGCTGCTGCGCATGAAGGTGGGCCCCAAGGTGAAGGTCACCGAGGAGGACTTGAAGGCCGCCTACACCCAGTACACCCGCATGGAGAGCGAGGACGTGGAGGTGCACGCCCGCCACATCCTGGTGCAGGTGGACGCCAAGGCCACGCCGGAGCAGGTGGCCGCCGCGAAGCAGAAGGCGGAGGGCATCGCGCAGGAGGCCCGCCGGCCGGGCATGGACTTCGCCTCCCTGGCGCGCGCCCGCAGCGAGGGCCCCAGCGCGGCGGACGGCGGCGACCTGGGCTACTTCAAGCGCGGCGTGATGGTGCCCGCCTTCGAGAAGGCCGCCTTCAACCTCAAGGCGGGTGAGGTCAGCGAGCCCATCCGCACCAACTTCGGCTGGCACATCCTGAAGGTGGAGGAGCGCCGCAACGTGGCCGTCACCTCCTACGAGGAGATGAAGCCGAAGCTGGAGGCCAAGCTCCTCAACGAGAAGACGGAGAAGTTCCTGGACCAGTACGTCCAGGAGCTGCGCTCCAAGGCCAACGTCGAAGTGAAGATGTGA
- a CDS encoding TlpA family protein disulfide reductase: protein MKGPSTRGWLVLAGALWLGGIGTGVAALARYSLTPGAAPVPTVTWPEGTRLSRLAGRPVLVMLAHPKCTCTRASLAELAEVMAHARGRADAYVLFLRPEGLEDGWEQGDLWRTAASIPGVTVLRDPDGVEAKRFGATTSGHVVLYGADGRLRFSGGITVARGHVGDSPGREALERVLLEDGEGGGTPVYGCALRERREG from the coding sequence ATGAAGGGACCTTCCACCCGCGGCTGGCTCGTGCTCGCGGGAGCGCTGTGGTTGGGCGGCATCGGCACGGGGGTCGCGGCGCTGGCGCGGTACTCGCTCACGCCCGGTGCCGCGCCGGTGCCGACGGTGACATGGCCGGAGGGCACGCGGCTGTCGCGTCTGGCGGGGCGGCCGGTGCTGGTGATGCTCGCGCATCCGAAGTGCACCTGCACGCGGGCGAGCCTGGCGGAGCTGGCGGAGGTGATGGCGCACGCCCGCGGACGCGCGGACGCGTATGTCCTGTTCCTGCGGCCGGAGGGACTGGAGGACGGCTGGGAGCAGGGTGACCTGTGGCGCACGGCCGCGAGCATCCCGGGCGTCACGGTGCTGCGCGACCCGGACGGCGTGGAGGCGAAGCGCTTTGGCGCGACGACCTCCGGGCACGTGGTGCTCTACGGCGCGGATGGGCGTCTGAGGTTCAGCGGAGGCATCACCGTGGCGCGCGGGCACGTGGGGGACAGTCCGGGACGTGAGGCATTGGAGCGGGTGCTGCTCGAGGACGGCGAGGGTGGCGGCACGCCGGTGTATGGCTGCGCGCTGCGGGAGCGCCGGGAGGGCTGA
- a CDS encoding AgmX/PglI C-terminal domain-containing protein: MSELLTGDVSSRAQVGGSDFSRDPETFDAELDACLDRALTAPSEENDIVPESFATGPLRTLLDLASTEESWMQSLPPPSNDNVEPELTLSAEAANIVIPEWLRAEESPSSASQEPSCGAVTSWSATAPSPAWATPGSPAAAYAPQPWMPYEAPEPPPPAIADASTRILGMSPMSFVSAVAMGALAAGLLVVAGLRLTAKDDPRTAQLAPQALAGTVGAQQRLAVAPSGVVAAQSGAPGTQGLAGAQPSAQGTQGFAGAQSGTQGSSGVQGYFGAPGTQDFAQSIAGGVNTPALTDAQRAAQALTPNTTVLAGPASAGLTTGLHTLAPDPVPSQPAPVTKKKAPVAQRAATLETPEDSGEVREMSFGGEISEEEMARARQAAAEAEAEEAAQPESEIDEDFARELGFTDDAESPEASASKHAQEKTVYIPPAPTSEREQLTPSDVTNVVVTNQPAIAACVQNFKAGTALENGGRFQVRWSVDTSGSVSGVAMETEALKGSPLAGCIEDQVRGWKFPVHRVAMNAPVRFPFVF; encoded by the coding sequence GTGAGCGAGCTACTGACGGGTGATGTGTCTTCGCGGGCGCAGGTGGGCGGTTCGGACTTCTCCCGCGACCCCGAAACCTTCGATGCCGAGCTGGATGCGTGCCTGGATCGCGCGCTCACCGCTCCCTCCGAAGAGAACGACATCGTTCCGGAGTCCTTCGCCACCGGCCCGCTGCGCACGCTGCTCGACCTGGCCTCCACGGAAGAGTCGTGGATGCAGTCGCTGCCGCCGCCTTCCAACGACAACGTGGAGCCCGAGCTCACGCTGTCCGCCGAAGCCGCGAACATCGTCATCCCGGAGTGGCTGCGCGCCGAGGAGTCCCCGTCCAGCGCCTCGCAGGAGCCCTCCTGTGGAGCCGTGACGTCGTGGAGTGCCACGGCGCCGTCGCCCGCCTGGGCCACGCCCGGCTCTCCCGCCGCGGCCTACGCGCCGCAGCCGTGGATGCCGTACGAGGCGCCCGAGCCTCCTCCGCCCGCCATCGCCGATGCGTCCACGCGCATCCTCGGCATGAGCCCCATGTCCTTCGTCAGCGCCGTGGCCATGGGCGCGCTCGCCGCGGGCCTCCTCGTCGTCGCGGGCCTGCGCCTGACGGCGAAGGATGATCCGCGTACCGCGCAGCTCGCGCCGCAGGCCCTGGCTGGCACCGTGGGCGCCCAGCAGCGCCTCGCGGTTGCTCCGTCTGGCGTCGTGGCCGCGCAATCCGGCGCTCCGGGCACGCAGGGCCTCGCGGGTGCTCAGCCGAGCGCCCAGGGCACGCAGGGCTTCGCAGGTGCTCAGTCGGGCACGCAGGGCAGCTCGGGCGTGCAGGGCTACTTCGGCGCGCCGGGTACGCAGGACTTCGCGCAGTCCATCGCGGGCGGTGTGAACACTCCCGCGCTCACGGACGCGCAGCGCGCCGCGCAGGCGCTCACTCCGAACACGACGGTCCTCGCGGGCCCCGCGAGCGCGGGCCTGACCACCGGCCTGCACACGCTGGCCCCGGACCCCGTGCCTTCGCAGCCCGCCCCGGTGACGAAGAAGAAGGCCCCCGTGGCCCAGCGCGCGGCCACGCTCGAAACGCCCGAGGACTCCGGCGAGGTCCGCGAGATGTCCTTCGGCGGTGAGATCTCCGAGGAGGAGATGGCCCGGGCCCGTCAGGCCGCCGCCGAAGCGGAGGCCGAGGAGGCCGCGCAGCCCGAGTCCGAGATCGACGAGGACTTCGCCCGCGAGCTCGGCTTCACCGACGACGCGGAGTCCCCGGAGGCCTCCGCCTCGAAGCACGCCCAGGAGAAGACCGTCTACATCCCGCCCGCCCCGACCTCCGAGCGCGAGCAGCTCACGCCCTCGGACGTCACCAACGTGGTCGTCACGAACCAGCCCGCCATCGCCGCCTGCGTCCAGAACTTCAAGGCCGGCACCGCGCTGGAGAACGGCGGCCGCTTCCAGGTGCGCTGGTCCGTGGACACCTCCGGCTCCGTCTCCGGCGTCGCCATGGAGACCGAGGCCCTGAAGGGCTCCCCGCTCGCCGGCTGCATCGAGGACCAGGTGCGCGGCTGGAAGTTCCCCGTCCACCGCGTCGCCATGAACGCCCCCGTGCGCTTCCCCTTCGTCTTCTAG
- a CDS encoding HPF/RaiA family ribosome-associated protein produces MKRALRITYRGMETSDTLNEHIRDQADKLEQFYDGITGCNVVVEEPHRHHAQGHRFHVRVELHVPGRDIIADREPTEPAAHADAYQAVTDAFEAARRQLQHHAERQHAHHR; encoded by the coding sequence ATGAAGCGCGCACTGCGAATCACCTACCGGGGCATGGAGACGAGCGACACCCTCAACGAGCACATCCGCGATCAGGCGGACAAGCTGGAGCAGTTCTACGACGGCATCACCGGCTGCAACGTGGTGGTGGAGGAGCCGCACCGCCACCACGCGCAGGGACACCGCTTCCACGTCCGCGTGGAGCTGCACGTGCCGGGCAGGGACATCATCGCGGACCGTGAGCCCACGGAGCCCGCGGCCCACGCGGATGCCTACCAGGCCGTCACCGACGCCTTCGAGGCCGCGCGGCGCCAGCTTCAGCACCACGCGGAGCGCCAGCACGCGCACCACCGCTGA
- a CDS encoding type II toxin-antitoxin system RelE family toxin, whose translation MSAKPSTTYTVEFLQAAVKQLAAVDPVHRRRIAKHIDALAREPRPMGAEKLKGSDYLRILVGDYRVIYQVEDGRLVVLIVELGHRREIYR comes from the coding sequence ATGAGCGCGAAACCCTCCACCACCTATACGGTCGAATTCCTCCAGGCCGCCGTGAAGCAGCTCGCCGCGGTGGATCCGGTCCATCGGCGCCGCATCGCGAAGCACATCGATGCGCTGGCCCGGGAGCCACGTCCCATGGGTGCGGAGAAGCTCAAGGGGAGCGACTACCTGCGGATCCTCGTTGGCGACTACCGCGTCATCTACCAGGTCGAGGACGGCCGGCTCGTGGTGTTGATCGTCGAGCTGGGCCACCGGCGGGAGATCTACCGCTAG
- a CDS encoding aldo/keto reductase has protein sequence MSLDHYVTLGRSGLRVSPFCLGTMTFGEDLGWGSSVDTSSAILDHYIERGGNFIDTANVYTFGHSEKIIGDHLGRNPAKRNRVVIATKFFGNLFEKDPNGGGAGRKSVVAACEESLRRLQTDYIDLYWMHAWDANTPIEETMRALDDLVRSGKVRYVGFSDTPAWKVAQAQVTAYFRGWVPLVALQIEYSLLERTVEGELIPMARELGLGVTPWSPLRSGVLSGKYTRENAGRQKADRGAWAESSLNEKTYRLIDVLQRVAKEQNSTVARVSLAWVQGRPGVASTILGARTLEQLDNNLGALDVKLTPEQVKALDDESQPTLNFPAAFLQGAPSFMHAGLRVNGVQAPPSNLMPKPGTPWY, from the coding sequence ATGTCGCTCGACCACTACGTCACCCTGGGCCGCTCCGGCCTGCGCGTCAGTCCCTTCTGCCTGGGGACGATGACGTTCGGCGAGGACCTGGGCTGGGGCAGCAGCGTGGACACCTCCAGCGCCATCCTGGACCACTACATCGAGCGGGGCGGCAACTTCATCGACACGGCGAACGTGTACACGTTCGGGCACTCGGAGAAGATCATCGGGGACCACCTGGGCCGGAACCCGGCGAAACGCAACCGGGTGGTGATTGCCACGAAGTTCTTCGGGAACCTCTTCGAGAAGGATCCGAACGGTGGCGGCGCGGGCCGCAAGTCGGTGGTGGCGGCGTGCGAGGAGTCGCTGCGCCGGCTGCAGACGGACTACATCGACCTGTACTGGATGCACGCGTGGGACGCGAACACGCCCATCGAGGAGACGATGCGGGCGCTGGACGACCTGGTGCGCTCGGGCAAGGTCCGCTACGTGGGCTTCTCCGACACGCCGGCGTGGAAGGTGGCGCAGGCGCAGGTGACGGCGTACTTCCGGGGCTGGGTGCCGCTGGTGGCGTTGCAGATCGAGTACTCGCTCCTGGAGCGCACGGTGGAGGGCGAGCTCATCCCGATGGCGCGGGAGCTGGGGCTGGGCGTGACGCCGTGGTCGCCGCTGCGCAGCGGGGTGTTGAGCGGCAAGTACACGCGGGAGAACGCGGGCAGGCAGAAGGCGGACCGGGGCGCGTGGGCGGAGTCGTCGCTCAACGAGAAGACGTACCGGCTCATCGACGTGCTCCAGCGCGTGGCGAAGGAGCAGAACTCCACGGTGGCGCGGGTGTCGCTGGCCTGGGTGCAGGGCCGGCCGGGCGTGGCGTCCACCATCCTGGGCGCGCGCACGCTGGAGCAGCTGGACAACAACCTGGGCGCGCTGGACGTGAAGCTCACGCCGGAGCAAGTGAAGGCGCTGGATGACGAATCCCAGCCCACGCTCAACTTCCCGGCGGCCTTCCTCCAGGGAGCCCCGTCCTTCATGCACGCGGGCCTGCGAGTGAACGGAGTCCAGGCCCCACCCAGCAACCTGATGCCCAAGCCGGGCACCCCTTGGTACTGA
- a CDS encoding CBS domain-containing protein produces MGQGRGFREALSSFIATVFPTDTLLGALKVMEQYHVQVVGVVGAGGSLVGVVHETQVLAGWRTDPLAQVSDVMARVRKTHAVRSQKRRLARQQGRRGGVQKPS; encoded by the coding sequence ATGGGGCAGGGCCGGGGGTTCAGGGAAGCGTTGTCGTCCTTCATCGCCACAGTTTTTCCCACAGACACACTGTTGGGAGCCTTGAAGGTGATGGAGCAGTACCACGTGCAGGTGGTCGGGGTGGTGGGGGCGGGGGGCAGTCTGGTGGGCGTGGTGCATGAGACGCAGGTCCTGGCGGGCTGGCGGACGGATCCGCTGGCGCAGGTGTCGGACGTGATGGCGCGCGTGCGGAAGACGCACGCGGTGCGCAGCCAGAAGCGGCGGCTGGCGCGGCAGCAGGGCAGGCGTGGGGGCGTGCAGAAGCCCTCCTGA
- a CDS encoding type II toxin-antitoxin system Phd/YefM family antitoxin yields the protein MMEVSITEARDDLAELLNRAAYGKERLVLTRHGKKLVAVIPFEDLQALEALENRRDIQKADAALRDAEGQPRVAWKQVKAELGLAKKAKKPASGRSPAGGPARRSTPRAGRPRPGR from the coding sequence ATGATGGAAGTCAGCATCACCGAAGCGCGCGACGACCTGGCGGAGCTGCTCAACCGTGCGGCCTACGGTAAGGAGCGGCTCGTGCTGACCCGGCATGGAAAGAAGCTGGTCGCGGTGATTCCCTTCGAGGACCTCCAAGCGCTGGAGGCACTGGAGAACCGCCGGGACATCCAGAAGGCGGATGCAGCACTCCGCGACGCCGAGGGACAGCCGCGCGTCGCCTGGAAGCAGGTGAAGGCGGAGCTGGGGCTCGCGAAGAAGGCGAAGAAACCAGCTAGCGGTAGATCTCCCGCCGGTGGCCCAGCTCGACGATCAACACCACGAGCCGGCCGTCCTCGACCTGGTAGATGA
- a CDS encoding SRPBCC family protein, producing MTTPTESPKRRTFTFERTYPATLDDVWALWTTKDGFESWWGPEGFSVKVHELDARPGGVLRYDMMASAPETIAFMKQAGMPTSTPSSLTFTEVKPQRRIGYQHTVDFIPGVAPYTASSVVELRAEGGNVRMTVTCDAMHSEEWTQRASAGWESQLRKLDPRFQR from the coding sequence ATGACGACCCCGACCGAATCCCCGAAGCGCCGCACCTTCACCTTCGAGCGCACCTATCCCGCGACGCTCGATGACGTGTGGGCGCTGTGGACGACGAAGGACGGCTTCGAGTCCTGGTGGGGCCCGGAGGGCTTCTCCGTGAAGGTGCACGAGCTGGACGCGCGTCCGGGCGGCGTCTTGCGCTACGACATGATGGCCTCCGCGCCGGAGACGATTGCCTTCATGAAGCAGGCAGGCATGCCCACCTCCACCCCGAGCAGCCTGACGTTCACGGAGGTGAAGCCCCAGCGCCGCATCGGCTACCAGCACACGGTGGACTTCATCCCCGGCGTCGCGCCGTACACCGCCTCCTCGGTGGTGGAGCTGCGGGCGGAAGGCGGGAACGTGCGGATGACCGTGACCTGCGACGCCATGCACAGCGAGGAGTGGACGCAGCGGGCGTCCGCGGGCTGGGAGAGCCAGCTTCGCAAGCTCGACCCGCGGTTCCAGCGCTAG
- a CDS encoding ArsR/SmtB family transcription factor has translation MNVDVFQTLADPTRRRIVEALKGGELSVNDLVARVDIQQSGVSRHLGILQEAGFVQVRPEGTKRLYSLRPEPFQELDAWVTGYRGLWEARLDRFGQALERRRKARMDAPKPEEEPP, from the coding sequence ATGAATGTTGACGTCTTCCAGACCCTGGCCGACCCCACGCGCCGCCGCATCGTCGAGGCGCTGAAGGGCGGCGAGCTGTCGGTGAACGACCTGGTGGCGCGGGTAGACATCCAGCAGTCGGGTGTCTCCCGTCATCTGGGGATCCTCCAGGAGGCGGGCTTCGTGCAGGTCCGCCCCGAGGGGACGAAGCGGCTGTACTCGCTTCGCCCGGAGCCCTTCCAGGAGCTCGATGCCTGGGTCACCGGGTATCGCGGCCTCTGGGAGGCCCGCCTCGACCGGTTCGGCCAGGCGCTCGAGCGAAGACGGAAGGCACGCATGGACGCCCCCAAGCCCGAGGAGGAGCCCCCATGA
- the pdxA gene encoding 4-hydroxythreonine-4-phosphate dehydrogenase PdxA, producing MSPSPVAAADALPRVGISLGDVSGIGPEVTALALAKPAVRRALVPVVFGDGPTLDGFPLFRRFPRVALEDLGRTTGPAVVEVTRLAQKHRVPGKPTREGGKAQYAYVRAAIDAMRAGTVDALCTAPVSKEEISRAGIPFMGHTEVLADAFGVDVLMMMDGPRVRIALATNHVPISALPKLLTVEKLVAQLQLLSRSLQPVVGRKPRIAVLGLNPHAGEGGMLGREEVEVIGPAIRAARAKRVDAHGPIPADGLFARPDEVGAKYDVVLAMYHDQGLIPAKALDFERTVNVTLGLPVPRTSPDHGTAYAIAGTGTASCVPMMEALLKAARLSAGAGRAVPPGASPGPRRPPSGR from the coding sequence GTGAGCCCGTCCCCGGTGGCCGCCGCGGACGCGCTGCCCCGCGTGGGCATCTCGCTGGGGGATGTGTCGGGCATCGGGCCGGAGGTGACGGCCCTGGCGCTGGCGAAGCCCGCGGTGCGCCGCGCGCTGGTGCCCGTGGTGTTTGGCGACGGGCCCACGCTGGACGGCTTCCCCCTCTTCCGCCGCTTCCCGCGCGTCGCCCTGGAGGACCTGGGGCGCACCACGGGACCGGCGGTGGTGGAGGTGACGCGCCTGGCCCAGAAGCACCGCGTGCCGGGCAAGCCCACGCGCGAGGGCGGCAAGGCGCAGTACGCGTACGTGCGGGCCGCCATCGACGCGATGCGCGCGGGCACGGTGGACGCGCTGTGCACCGCGCCCGTGTCGAAAGAAGAGATTTCGCGCGCGGGCATCCCGTTCATGGGCCACACGGAGGTGCTGGCGGACGCGTTCGGCGTGGACGTGCTGATGATGATGGACGGGCCGCGCGTGCGCATCGCGCTGGCGACGAACCACGTCCCCATCTCCGCGCTGCCGAAGCTGCTCACGGTGGAGAAGCTGGTGGCGCAGCTCCAGCTCCTGTCGCGCAGCCTCCAGCCGGTGGTGGGGCGCAAGCCGCGCATCGCCGTGCTGGGGCTCAACCCGCATGCGGGCGAGGGCGGGATGCTGGGGCGCGAGGAGGTGGAGGTGATTGGCCCCGCCATCCGCGCCGCCCGGGCGAAGCGGGTGGATGCGCACGGGCCCATCCCCGCGGACGGGCTGTTCGCGCGGCCCGACGAGGTGGGCGCGAAGTACGACGTGGTGCTGGCCATGTACCACGACCAGGGGCTCATCCCGGCCAAGGCGCTGGACTTCGAGCGCACGGTGAACGTGACGCTGGGCCTGCCGGTGCCGCGCACGTCGCCGGACCACGGCACCGCCTATGCCATCGCCGGCACGGGGACCGCGAGCTGCGTGCCCATGATGGAGGCGCTGCTCAAGGCAGCCCGGCTTTCGGCGGGCGCGGGACGAGCCGTGCCTCCAGGTGCTTCGCCAGGTCCTCGCCGTCCTCCTTCGGGTCGATGA
- a CDS encoding alpha/beta hydrolase, giving the protein MADLFTKAVERSKEGLLTLSFKPDELYRVPTDDGAAIALGRYHPRGERRFAEPVLLCHGLGANRFHMDFNEQYSLARYLARAGFETWVIELRGRGLAGACADWNFDDQAEHDVRTALRTVMSTGAQQVLWVGHSKGGLMLYAHLARNPQAPVKAAVSLGAPFTFAVQPGLRAFVQRVEPLLKLKVIPTRRVTSIAFFGAPPGPLTRYMMLADNMDPQVVRWALANVPADVAGGVGRQFARWITTSQFTTFDGGFDYREPLAGVRIPFLLIAGSRDLLAPPLAVARAKEHLGGPVKMLVAGRGHGFAADYGHADLILGRKAPDEIFPQVEAFLSSNATPL; this is encoded by the coding sequence ATGGCGGACCTCTTCACCAAGGCGGTCGAGCGGAGCAAGGAGGGGCTGTTGACCCTCAGCTTCAAGCCGGACGAGCTGTACAGGGTGCCCACGGACGACGGAGCGGCCATCGCGCTGGGGCGCTATCACCCTCGAGGGGAGCGCCGGTTCGCGGAGCCCGTCCTCCTGTGCCATGGGCTGGGAGCCAACCGCTTCCACATGGACTTCAACGAGCAGTACAGCCTGGCGCGCTACCTGGCGCGAGCGGGGTTCGAGACCTGGGTCATCGAGCTGCGCGGCCGGGGCCTGGCGGGGGCCTGCGCGGACTGGAATTTTGATGATCAGGCTGAACACGATGTGAGAACGGCTTTGCGCACCGTGATGTCCACGGGTGCCCAACAGGTCCTCTGGGTGGGCCACTCCAAGGGCGGGCTGATGCTCTATGCCCACCTGGCCCGCAACCCCCAGGCGCCGGTAAAAGCTGCCGTGTCCCTGGGCGCTCCATTCACCTTCGCGGTGCAGCCGGGCTTGCGAGCCTTCGTGCAGCGCGTGGAGCCCTTGCTCAAGCTCAAGGTCATCCCTACCCGGCGTGTCACCAGCATCGCCTTCTTCGGGGCGCCGCCGGGGCCGCTCACCCGGTACATGATGCTGGCGGACAACATGGATCCGCAGGTGGTGCGCTGGGCGCTGGCCAACGTGCCCGCGGACGTGGCCGGGGGCGTAGGAAGGCAGTTCGCCCGGTGGATCACCACCAGCCAGTTCACGACCTTCGACGGCGGCTTCGACTACCGCGAGCCGCTCGCCGGGGTGCGCATCCCCTTCCTGCTCATCGCCGGCAGCCGGGACCTGCTCGCGCCGCCGCTGGCGGTGGCCCGGGCGAAGGAGCACCTGGGCGGCCCGGTGAAGATGCTGGTCGCGGGCCGGGGCCACGGCTTCGCGGCGGACTATGGACATGCGGACCTCATCCTGGGCCGCAAGGCGCCGGACGAAATCTTTCCCCAGGTGGAGGCCTTCCTGTCCTCCAACGCCACGCCCCTCTAG